In the genome of Segatella copri, one region contains:
- a CDS encoding glycosyltransferase family 2 protein: protein MINTLSILIPTYNNVCFELVRSLQAQASLLSVSASDFKYEIIVADDGSTDKTTIEGNRIINTLPHCRYIEREKNVGRAAIRNFLAKEAQYPWLLFIDSNMNVINNEYLANYQKEEEEESDVIYGGYQIKRDADTQERLKYNLRYIFELAGVQNGDYRLRQINPYGDFHTSNFIAKRSIMLKYPFDERFFHYGYEDVLWGKTLKDNQISIHHVDNPLGYEHFIGNMSFINKTEESLHTLYQFRKELQEYSKIISYANKVKGWHLYAPCQRLFPLLSLPIKARLTGNKPSIFLFNIYKLLYYIHLDT from the coding sequence ATGATTAATACCCTCTCGATATTAATCCCTACATATAATAATGTATGCTTTGAGCTTGTAAGGAGTTTACAAGCTCAGGCATCATTATTGTCTGTTTCTGCATCTGATTTCAAGTACGAAATCATCGTTGCCGACGATGGTTCCACCGACAAGACAACCATAGAGGGCAACCGCATCATCAACACCCTGCCCCATTGTCGCTACATAGAAAGAGAAAAGAACGTAGGCAGAGCCGCCATCCGCAACTTCCTGGCAAAGGAGGCACAATATCCCTGGCTGCTGTTTATCGATAGTAATATGAATGTTATTAATAATGAATATCTCGCCAATTACCAGAAAGAAGAAGAAGAAGAAAGCGACGTAATCTATGGTGGTTATCAGATAAAAAGGGATGCTGACACGCAAGAACGTCTGAAATATAATCTGCGCTATATCTTCGAACTGGCGGGTGTCCAGAATGGAGATTACCGCCTGCGTCAAATAAATCCATACGGAGATTTCCATACCTCCAACTTTATTGCCAAGCGCAGCATCATGCTGAAATATCCCTTCGACGAACGCTTTTTCCACTATGGATACGAAGACGTTCTTTGGGGTAAAACACTAAAAGACAATCAAATATCCATCCATCATGTGGATAATCCACTCGGTTATGAACATTTCATTGGAAACATGTCGTTTATCAACAAGACAGAAGAAAGCCTGCATACCCTCTACCAGTTTAGAAAAGAGCTGCAAGAATACTCAAAAATCATCAGTTATGCCAACAAAGTGAAAGGCTGGCATCTCTATGCACCCTGCCAACGACTCTTCCCATTACTCAGCTTACCAATAAAAGCAAGGCTTACAGGCAATAAACCAAGCATTTTCTTGTTTAATATATATAAGTTGTTATATTATATACATTTAGATACATGA
- a CDS encoding CotH kinase family protein: protein MKRLYCLFIIILYLAISIPSYAQFTINGKHIIYDKQNDTYMACIPEDAFGKDYEAIILLDIASDWSDLSIDGTQIAYSYTFKQVEGNKLYSIHARKGNKEINTKITFTFLPLLVLQGSFGYDYAQGSMSLYSPDATEPTISLIKAKWRGGSTNTADKHKRNYKIKSINFKGKSQDISLLGMREDNNWIMDAGQIDLFRLRNRIATEIWNDFATKPYYASKEPKAKSGVTGKVVEVILNNEYRGIYSLTEAMDRKELKLKKYDDKNQEFHGQLWKVSSWDKATFWDIDKDYNNTQETWHAFETKYPDIDDVNPTDYSPLYEAIDFVANSNDEAFKKEVGDYFDIPVLIDYQLFLETLKPVDNNGKNMYWGIYDVAKSKKLTLAIWDLDASVGQDWHCSTPLHPDYILPNTDLGVKDGFNLYHRLSSLNVDNYNEKVANRYQELRKTYFSEENLISRYQGYYDMLVKSGAASREECKWSKDSDIGGYPLNFKSEIEYIKNWIINRLNYLDTNQFPISTNIYDVYRSEGSKQKSVYNMLGQKVGSSYKGLKIMNGKKYYTTQ, encoded by the coding sequence ATGAAACGGCTATATTGTCTATTTATCATCATATTATACCTTGCCATAAGCATCCCATCCTATGCCCAGTTTACGATCAACGGAAAGCATATCATCTATGATAAGCAAAACGACACGTATATGGCTTGCATCCCGGAGGATGCTTTTGGTAAGGATTATGAAGCAATCATCCTGTTGGATATTGCCTCAGATTGGAGCGACCTCAGCATTGATGGCACCCAGATAGCTTACAGCTATACTTTCAAGCAAGTGGAAGGCAACAAGCTTTACTCCATTCATGCCCGAAAAGGTAATAAGGAAATCAATACCAAGATTACCTTCACCTTCTTGCCTCTGCTGGTGCTGCAAGGCTCATTCGGCTATGATTATGCCCAAGGAAGCATGTCATTGTATTCTCCTGATGCCACAGAGCCAACCATCTCCTTAATCAAAGCCAAATGGAGAGGAGGTTCCACCAATACGGCGGATAAGCACAAGAGAAACTACAAGATAAAATCTATCAACTTCAAAGGCAAGAGCCAGGACATCTCGCTCCTGGGGATGAGAGAAGACAATAACTGGATTATGGATGCAGGACAAATTGACCTGTTCCGCCTGAGAAACCGCATTGCCACAGAGATTTGGAACGACTTTGCCACCAAGCCATACTATGCCTCGAAGGAGCCTAAGGCCAAGAGTGGCGTAACGGGAAAAGTGGTAGAGGTTATCCTCAACAACGAATATCGCGGCATCTATTCGCTGACCGAAGCCATGGATAGAAAGGAGTTGAAACTCAAGAAATACGATGATAAGAATCAGGAGTTTCACGGCCAGCTTTGGAAGGTAAGTTCGTGGGACAAGGCAACCTTCTGGGACATCGATAAAGACTACAATAACACCCAGGAAACCTGGCATGCATTCGAGACTAAATATCCTGATATAGACGATGTAAACCCTACTGATTACAGTCCGCTTTATGAAGCCATTGATTTTGTTGCCAACAGCAATGACGAGGCATTCAAGAAAGAAGTGGGCGATTACTTCGATATTCCTGTACTCATTGACTATCAGCTATTCCTGGAAACTCTGAAGCCTGTGGATAATAATGGCAAAAACATGTATTGGGGAATCTATGATGTGGCAAAAAGCAAGAAGCTAACCCTTGCCATCTGGGACTTAGATGCCAGCGTAGGACAAGATTGGCATTGCTCCACCCCACTTCATCCAGATTATATATTGCCAAATACAGACTTGGGAGTGAAGGATGGTTTCAACCTATATCATAGGCTCAGCTCCTTGAATGTAGATAACTATAATGAAAAGGTGGCTAACAGATATCAGGAATTAAGAAAGACTTATTTCAGCGAGGAAAATCTCATCTCCAGATATCAGGGCTATTATGATATGCTGGTGAAAAGTGGTGCAGCCAGCAGAGAAGAGTGCAAATGGTCGAAAGACTCAGATATTGGCGGCTATCCCCTGAACTTCAAGTCAGAAATAGAATACATCAAGAATTGGATTATCAACAGATTGAACTATCTGGATACCAACCAATTCCCGATTTCAACCAATATCTATGATGTGTATCGGTCTGAGGGTTCAAAGCAAAAGTCTGTTTATAACATGCTGGGACAAAAGGTAGGCAGCTCTTATAAAGGGCTTAAAATAATGAATGGAAAGAAATATTATACAACCCAATAA
- a CDS encoding non-canonical purine NTP diphosphatase, protein MKRIVFATNNQHKLQEIRDILGSDYEVVSLKEIGCNVDIPETGNTLEENALQKAQYVYDHYHVSCFADDTGLEVEALDGAPGVHSARYAEGTDHDSEANMAKLLRELDGKENRQARFRTVICYIEKQDVCPCGCTSIKKIHQFDGIVNGHIATEKHGTEGFGYDPIFVPEGYDKSFAELGEEIKNGISHRARAVVKLAEYLRKK, encoded by the coding sequence ATGAAAAGGATAGTATTTGCAACAAACAACCAGCATAAGCTCCAGGAGATTCGCGACATCCTGGGCAGCGACTACGAGGTAGTATCGCTGAAGGAAATAGGATGCAACGTGGATATTCCGGAAACGGGTAATACATTGGAAGAGAATGCCTTACAGAAGGCACAGTATGTTTATGACCATTACCACGTAAGTTGCTTTGCCGATGATACCGGTCTGGAGGTAGAGGCACTGGATGGTGCCCCTGGCGTTCACAGTGCCCGCTATGCCGAGGGAACCGACCACGACAGCGAGGCAAACATGGCTAAGCTGCTTAGAGAACTGGATGGCAAGGAAAACCGCCAGGCTCGCTTTCGCACCGTCATCTGCTACATCGAAAAGCAGGATGTATGCCCTTGCGGCTGCACCAGCATCAAGAAGATTCATCAGTTTGACGGCATCGTGAATGGTCACATCGCCACCGAGAAGCACGGCACCGAAGGCTTCGGCTACGACCCAATCTTCGTACCCGAAGGCTATGATAAGAGCTTTGCCGAGCTGGGTGAGGAAATCAAGAACGGCATCAGCCACAGAGCCAGAGCCGTGGTCAAACTGGCAGAATACTTGAGAAAGAAGTAA
- a CDS encoding YitT family protein — MQIAISQSIKNECKDYFYITLGLLLYTFGWTIFLLPYQIVTGGVTGIAAVIYYGTGIPIYLSYFLINAALLLAALKILGFKFMVKTIYAIIMLSVFLAVAQDWMIGEDGKMIQVLGVGQDFMSLIIGCLFTGLSLAVVFLHNGSTGGTDIIAAIVNKYHNISLGRVLIFVDLLIVGSSFFVFNAKPDFTTIDAVRKVVFGLCTMVIENLVLDYVMNAKRESVQFMIFSKKYQEIANAIGTQMDHGVTILDGHGWYTGDEMKVLCILAKKNESVTIFRIVKIIDPNAFVSQSAVIGVYGEGFDEMKVKIKEKDIKIIKS, encoded by the coding sequence ATGCAAATAGCAATCAGTCAATCAATTAAGAATGAGTGCAAGGATTATTTCTACATTACCCTTGGACTCTTGCTTTACACATTTGGATGGACCATCTTTCTGCTTCCATACCAGATAGTAACGGGTGGCGTAACGGGTATCGCAGCCGTGATTTACTACGGCACGGGGATACCTATCTATTTGTCATATTTTCTCATCAATGCAGCCTTGCTGCTTGCCGCACTGAAGATACTGGGATTCAAGTTCATGGTGAAAACCATCTACGCCATCATCATGCTATCCGTGTTCCTGGCTGTGGCGCAAGACTGGATGATAGGTGAAGATGGAAAGATGATACAGGTGCTGGGCGTGGGACAGGACTTCATGTCGCTCATCATCGGCTGTCTGTTTACGGGATTATCGCTCGCCGTCGTCTTTCTGCACAATGGAAGTACGGGTGGAACGGATATCATCGCCGCCATCGTGAACAAATATCACAACATCTCGCTGGGCCGGGTGCTCATCTTTGTGGATCTCCTCATCGTGGGCAGTTCGTTCTTCGTCTTCAATGCGAAGCCCGACTTTACTACGATAGACGCCGTTAGAAAGGTGGTATTCGGTCTCTGTACGATGGTGATAGAGAACCTGGTACTCGACTATGTGATGAACGCCAAGCGAGAGAGTGTGCAGTTCATGATATTCAGCAAGAAATATCAGGAGATAGCCAACGCCATCGGTACGCAGATGGACCATGGTGTAACCATTCTTGACGGTCATGGCTGGTACACGGGCGACGAGATGAAGGTGCTCTGTATCCTGGCAAAGAAGAACGAGAGCGTCACCATCTTCCGCATCGTCAAGATTATCGACCCGAATGCCTTTGTAAGTCAGAGTGCCGTTATCGGTGTGTATGGCGAGGGATTTGATGAGATGAAAGTGAAAATCAAGGAAAAAGACATTAAAATAATTAAAAGTTAA
- the leuS gene encoding leucine--tRNA ligase: protein MEYNFREIEKKWHQKWVENKTYKVVEDENKKKFYVLNMFPYPSGAGLHVGHPLGYIASDIYARYKRLNGFNVLDPMGYDAYGLPAEQYAIQTGQHPEVTTVANINRYREQLDKIGFCFDWDREVRTCDPKYYHWTQWAFQKMFNSFFCNSCQKAQPIEKLIKHFEEKGSADLNVAQNEQIDFTAEEWNSFDDVKKQQILMNYRIAYLGETMVNWCPGLGTVLANDEVVNGVSERGGYPVIQKKMQQWCLRTSAYSQRLLDGLETIQWSDSIKETQKNWIGRSEGTEVVFSVKDSDVKFTIFTTRADTMFGVTFMVLAPESEYVQQVTTAEQKEEVEKYLDYVKKRTELDRMANHSVTGVFSGSYAINPFTGEAIPVWISEYVLAGYGTGAIMAVPAHDSRDYAFAKHFNLPIIPLIEGADVSEESFDAKEGIVTNSPVAGKSSMDGFSLNGLTVKEAIAATKKFVTEKGIGRVKVNYRLRDAIFSRQRYWGEPFPVYYKDGMPQMVPEECLPLELPEIETYKPTETGEPPLGRAKKWAWDTEKKEVVDKSLVDNKTVFPLELNTMPGFAGSSAYYLRYMDPHNDEALVGKKADEYWQNVDLYVGGCEHATGHLIYSRFWNKFLFDLGVSCKEEPFQKLVNQGMIQGRSNFVYRINSDDHDKAPVFVSLNLKKDYDVTPIHVDVNIVSNDVLDIEAFKAWRPEYQNAEFILEDGKYICGWAIEKMSKSMFNVVNPDMIVEKYGADTLRLYEMFLGPVEASKPWDTNGIDGCHRFLKKFWGLFYENRSDNFLPSADEAAKPESLKSVHKLIKKVSEDIEKFSYNTSISAFMIAVNELGQQKCHNKELLKDLVILIAPFAPHIAEELWAALGEQGSVCDAAWPKYDEQYLKENDMQLTISFNGKARFQMTFPVDTPNEEIQKQVLADEKSQKYLEGFNVLKVIIVPKKIVNVVLKK, encoded by the coding sequence ATGGAATACAACTTCAGAGAAATCGAGAAGAAATGGCACCAGAAATGGGTCGAGAACAAGACCTATAAGGTTGTCGAGGATGAAAACAAGAAGAAATTCTATGTGCTCAACATGTTCCCTTATCCATCAGGAGCTGGTTTGCACGTAGGTCACCCACTTGGTTATATCGCGAGCGATATCTATGCACGCTACAAGCGTTTGAACGGATTCAACGTATTGGACCCTATGGGTTACGATGCTTACGGTTTGCCTGCAGAGCAGTATGCTATCCAGACCGGTCAGCACCCAGAGGTTACTACCGTAGCCAACATCAACCGCTACCGCGAGCAGCTCGACAAGATTGGCTTCTGCTTCGATTGGGACCGTGAGGTTCGTACCTGCGACCCTAAGTATTACCATTGGACTCAGTGGGCTTTCCAGAAGATGTTCAACTCATTCTTCTGCAACAGCTGCCAGAAGGCTCAGCCTATCGAAAAGCTCATCAAGCACTTCGAGGAGAAGGGTTCTGCTGACTTGAACGTGGCTCAGAACGAGCAGATTGACTTCACAGCCGAGGAGTGGAACAGCTTCGACGACGTGAAGAAGCAGCAGATTCTGATGAACTACCGCATCGCTTACCTCGGAGAAACGATGGTAAACTGGTGCCCAGGTCTGGGTACTGTGCTTGCCAACGACGAGGTAGTAAACGGCGTAAGTGAGCGTGGCGGTTATCCTGTAATCCAGAAGAAGATGCAGCAGTGGTGTTTGAGAACATCTGCTTACTCTCAGCGTCTGCTCGACGGTTTGGAGACCATCCAGTGGAGCGACAGTATCAAGGAAACCCAGAAGAACTGGATTGGCCGTTCTGAGGGTACAGAGGTAGTATTCTCTGTAAAGGACAGCGACGTGAAGTTCACCATCTTCACTACCCGTGCCGATACCATGTTTGGCGTAACCTTCATGGTTCTGGCTCCAGAGAGCGAGTATGTTCAGCAGGTAACTACTGCCGAGCAGAAGGAAGAGGTAGAGAAGTATCTGGACTACGTGAAGAAGCGCACCGAGTTGGACCGTATGGCTAACCACAGCGTAACAGGTGTATTCTCAGGAAGCTACGCCATCAATCCATTCACCGGCGAGGCTATCCCTGTATGGATTTCAGAATATGTATTGGCAGGATATGGTACAGGTGCCATCATGGCTGTGCCTGCTCACGATAGCCGTGACTACGCCTTTGCCAAGCACTTCAACCTGCCTATCATTCCTCTTATCGAGGGTGCTGATGTTTCAGAGGAGAGCTTCGATGCCAAGGAAGGCATCGTAACTAACTCACCTGTAGCAGGCAAGAGCAGCATGGATGGCTTCTCTCTGAACGGACTCACCGTGAAGGAGGCTATCGCAGCTACCAAGAAGTTTGTTACCGAGAAGGGCATCGGCCGAGTAAAGGTAAACTATCGTCTCCGCGACGCCATCTTCTCTCGTCAGCGCTACTGGGGTGAGCCATTCCCTGTATATTACAAGGATGGAATGCCACAGATGGTTCCAGAGGAGTGCCTGCCACTCGAATTGCCAGAGATTGAGACCTACAAGCCAACAGAAACTGGCGAGCCACCATTGGGCAGAGCCAAGAAGTGGGCTTGGGATACTGAGAAGAAAGAGGTGGTTGACAAGAGCCTCGTAGATAACAAGACCGTATTCCCACTGGAGCTCAACACTATGCCAGGTTTCGCAGGTTCATCTGCTTACTACCTGCGCTACATGGATCCTCACAACGATGAGGCACTCGTAGGCAAGAAGGCTGATGAGTACTGGCAGAACGTGGACCTCTACGTAGGTGGTTGCGAGCATGCTACCGGTCACTTGATTTACTCTCGTTTCTGGAACAAGTTCCTCTTCGACCTCGGCGTAAGTTGCAAGGAAGAGCCATTCCAGAAGCTGGTGAACCAGGGTATGATCCAGGGCCGCTCTAACTTCGTTTACCGCATCAACAGCGATGACCACGACAAGGCTCCTGTATTCGTAAGCCTGAACCTGAAGAAGGATTACGACGTAACTCCTATCCACGTAGATGTAAACATCGTAAGCAACGATGTATTGGATATCGAGGCATTCAAGGCTTGGCGCCCTGAATATCAGAACGCTGAGTTCATCCTGGAGGATGGCAAGTACATCTGCGGATGGGCTATCGAGAAGATGTCTAAGAGTATGTTCAACGTGGTGAATCCAGATATGATTGTCGAGAAGTATGGTGCTGATACCCTGCGTCTCTACGAAATGTTCCTGGGTCCTGTAGAGGCAAGCAAGCCTTGGGATACCAACGGTATCGACGGTTGCCACCGCTTCCTGAAGAAGTTCTGGGGCTTGTTCTATGAGAACCGCTCTGACAACTTCCTTCCATCAGCCGACGAGGCAGCGAAGCCAGAGAGCCTGAAGAGCGTTCACAAGCTCATCAAGAAGGTAAGCGAGGACATTGAGAAGTTCTCTTACAACACTTCTATCTCAGCCTTCATGATTGCCGTGAACGAACTCGGTCAGCAGAAGTGCCACAACAAGGAACTCCTGAAGGATCTCGTCATCCTCATCGCTCCATTCGCTCCACACATCGCAGAAGAGTTGTGGGCAGCACTTGGCGAGCAGGGCAGCGTTTGCGATGCAGCATGGCCTAAGTATGATGAGCAGTATCTGAAGGAGAACGACATGCAGCTCACCATTTCCTTCAACGGTAAAGCTCGTTTCCAGATGACTTTCCCTGTGGATACTCCTAACGAGGAAATCCAGAAGCAGGTATTGGCAGACGAGAAGAGCCAGAAGTACTTGGAGGGATTCAACGTATTGAAGGTAATCATCGTACCGAAGAAGATTGTCAACGTAGTGTTGAAAAAGTAA
- a CDS encoding DUF3874 domain-containing protein, with the protein MPYWFYNEEVARIQERNYPFFKSDDVEGMLKACFRTPKNQEEGRWMTIAEIFKVLQEQYPMLIADHRTKIRIGQAMKFLNCERKRTNKGPAYYLCSKMAKTC; encoded by the coding sequence GTGCCCTACTGGTTCTACAACGAAGAGGTGGCCCGCATCCAGGAGCGCAACTATCCCTTCTTTAAATCAGATGACGTAGAAGGCATGCTGAAAGCCTGCTTCCGTACGCCCAAGAATCAGGAAGAAGGAAGATGGATGACCATAGCCGAAATCTTCAAGGTTTTGCAGGAGCAGTATCCGATGCTCATCGCCGACCACAGAACCAAGATCCGTATCGGACAGGCCATGAAATTCCTGAATTGCGAGAGAAAGCGAACCAACAAGGGACCTGCTTATTATCTCTGTTCAAAAATGGCGAAAACATGCTGA
- a CDS encoding sensor histidine kinase, whose protein sequence is MNANRTKILSTAALIAILLIQMFWMWNTYNINARQLGKEYDEILKKTIALELDKTNRCDSFFESGDTVANSNIYNSTLSLYDAIYKKSHQDANIDTLTIIADSIIKAEKLPFRIDINKVNMKTGKVIEGKNINSNIFPFLEEVKTNILPVRLDYSVGFQMTITNGSIYIIRHNWVLLLISILISIVIILSLIDQINYIDEQERVRLLREDFSYAMVHDMKSPLTSIIMGTKYLHSGVLEKKPEMKEKYFCIVEDEAQHLLALINRLLTISKLEHGKLHIQKAEVNLETMIDDVADKYKAKSAKPIHITTHIRATTALADEEYLKEAISNLVDNATKYSKEEINIQISTLENDKNVYINVFDEGIGIAKSELKNIFNRFERAAEHERDARKTRGASASVSTTCCR, encoded by the coding sequence ATGAATGCCAACCGCACCAAGATACTCAGCACCGCTGCCCTAATAGCCATCCTCCTTATCCAAATGTTCTGGATGTGGAACACCTATAACATCAACGCGCGGCAATTAGGAAAGGAATATGATGAGATATTGAAGAAAACCATCGCCTTAGAGTTGGATAAAACAAATAGGTGCGATTCTTTTTTTGAGTCGGGAGATACCGTTGCTAACAGTAATATCTATAATTCTACACTATCCCTTTATGATGCCATCTACAAAAAATCGCATCAAGATGCCAACATCGATACCTTAACAATTATTGCCGACTCCATAATCAAAGCAGAGAAGTTGCCTTTCCGCATTGACATCAACAAGGTGAACATGAAAACAGGAAAGGTGATAGAAGGCAAAAATATCAACAGCAATATTTTCCCCTTCCTGGAGGAAGTGAAAACCAACATTCTGCCTGTAAGACTGGACTACAGCGTAGGCTTCCAGATGACTATCACCAACGGAAGTATCTACATCATCAGACATAACTGGGTGCTGCTCCTCATCTCTATCCTTATTTCCATCGTCATCATCCTGAGCCTCATCGACCAGATTAACTACATCGATGAGCAGGAAAGGGTGCGCCTGCTGCGCGAGGACTTCTCCTATGCGATGGTTCACGACATGAAGTCGCCCCTTACCTCCATCATCATGGGAACCAAGTATCTGCATAGCGGCGTACTGGAAAAGAAGCCGGAAATGAAGGAGAAATATTTCTGCATCGTAGAAGACGAGGCGCAGCATCTGCTTGCCCTCATCAACCGCCTGCTCACCATCTCGAAACTGGAGCACGGCAAGCTGCATATTCAGAAAGCAGAGGTAAATTTGGAAACGATGATAGATGATGTAGCGGATAAATACAAGGCAAAATCGGCGAAACCGATTCATATCACCACCCACATAAGAGCCACCACCGCCCTGGCCGACGAGGAATATCTGAAGGAAGCCATCAGCAACCTGGTGGATAACGCCACCAAATACTCTAAGGAAGAAATCAATATCCAGATTTCCACCCTAGAGAATGATAAGAACGTATATATCAATGTATTCGACGAGGGTATCGGCATAGCCAAGAGCGAACTGAAAAACATCTTCAACCGCTTTGAGCGTGCTGCAGAGCACGAAAGGGATGCCCGGAAAACCCGTGGGGCTTCGGCATCGGTCTCAACTACGTGCTGCAGGTAA
- a CDS encoding response regulator transcription factor has protein sequence MADTKLLLVEDDENLAYMEKSCFEDIIGGYEVKTAVNGKEGLKVWQDFQPDVIVSDIDMPIMDGIEMVKNIREVDGETIILFTTGLTAPKDLKAGYAAGANNYIKKPFIPEELDAHIHSLIQLKAGKRSENASNQIKLGKYLLDANHATLKDTQEGSEKKLTAREAKILELLAVNKNEVVRREAVLSRFWGVEDKDYFASRSLDVFIKKIRTALEDEPSVELRTIRGVGFKLIVE, from the coding sequence ATGGCTGATACTAAGTTGCTCCTGGTAGAGGATGACGAAAACCTCGCCTATATGGAGAAGAGTTGCTTCGAGGATATCATCGGAGGATATGAGGTGAAAACCGCCGTTAACGGCAAGGAAGGACTGAAGGTTTGGCAAGACTTTCAGCCCGATGTCATCGTATCGGATATCGACATGCCTATCATGGACGGCATCGAAATGGTGAAGAACATCCGAGAGGTGGATGGAGAAACCATCATTCTGTTTACCACCGGCCTCACCGCACCCAAGGATTTGAAGGCAGGTTATGCCGCCGGAGCCAACAACTATATCAAGAAGCCTTTTATTCCCGAAGAGCTTGATGCCCATATACATAGCCTCATCCAGCTGAAAGCCGGAAAACGCAGCGAAAACGCCAGCAACCAGATAAAACTGGGCAAATACCTGCTGGATGCCAACCACGCCACCCTGAAAGATACGCAGGAAGGCAGCGAAAAGAAGCTTACGGCACGAGAGGCTAAGATCCTCGAACTGCTGGCGGTAAACAAGAACGAGGTGGTGCGCCGCGAAGCCGTGTTGAGCCGTTTCTGGGGAGTGGAAGACAAGGATTACTTTGCTTCCAGAAGCCTCGATGTTTTCATCAAGAAAATCCGTACGGCGCTGGAAGACGAACCAAGTGTAGAGTTAAGGACCATCCGGGGCGTAGGCTTCAAACTCATTGTAGAATAA